A single genomic interval of Melanotaenia boesemani isolate fMelBoe1 unplaced genomic scaffold, fMelBoe1.pri scaffold_161_ctg1, whole genome shotgun sequence harbors:
- the LOC121636167 gene encoding probable E3 ubiquitin-protein ligase HERC3 gives MSASGHVFSWGAGDDGQLGAYPRPQHNSYRPSRVPIPLSIQIIQVACGNFHSLALTNGGDVFSWGSNTHGQLGLGKEVSKQHKPVLVCALSGVAVTQISAGGSHTLFLTLSSLVYCCGANKSGQLGLNRVDERGRFNICMVPALRPLGVSCISCGESHTAVLTKDEKVFTFGDGSLGQLGHKSSTNEVRPRLVGGLDGSASQIACGRLKNISWMEYKLHLLFTFIELGLWTDHWAS, from the exons ATGTCTGCATCTGGACACGTGTTTTCCTGGGGTGCAGGAGATGATGGACAACTGGGAGCATACCCGAGACCACAGCATAACAGTTACAGACCAAG CCGGGTCCCTATACCATTGTCCATACAAATAATTCAGGTAGCTTGTGGAAACTTCCATTCCCTGGCGTTGACTAATG GAGGAGATGTCTTCTCATGGGGTTCAAACACTCATGGTCAGCTGGGTCTAGGCAAGGAGGTGTCAAAGCAACACAAGCCTGTCCTGGTGTGTGCCCTGTCTGGAGTAGCAGTGACCCAGATATCAGCTGGAGGGAGCCATACTCTGTTCCTCACACTCTCCAGCCTGGTGTATTGCTGTGGAGCCAATAAGTCAGGCCAACTGGGGCTCAACAGGGTGGATGAAAGAG GCAGGTTCAACATCTGTATGGTACCTGCTCTCAGACCTCTGGGTGTCTCCTGTATAAGCTGTGGAGagtcacacactgctgtgttAACAAAG GATGAGAAAGTTTTCACTTTTGGAGATGGAAGCCTTGGTCAGCTCGGTCACAAGTCCTCCACCAATGAAGTGAGACCCAGACTGGTTGGCGGTCTGGATGGGTCTGCATCCCAGATTGCATGTGGCAG ACTTAAAAATATCAGCTGGATGGAATACAAACTTCATTTACTCTTCACCTTCATAG AACTGGGCTTGTGGACAGATCACTGGGCGTCTTGA